DNA sequence from the Fimbriimonadaceae bacterium genome:
ACGAATGGACTCGTCCAGATCCTCTACCCCCATGTGGAGATGAAAGCGTTTCATGATGCTGCCTCCCTCTTAGTCATTCAGTTTGTCATCACGTCTGCTAACAACTGATTGAGCATGCGAACTTCAGCAATTGCTCGAGCAAGGTGCCCAGGCCTGCGAACAGGAGCATATACAGCAACCACTCGCCGAGCAGCTGTCTGAGAGTGAACGGCCTGTGGAATCCAGGCCATGTCCTGCCGCCCCATCTTTCAAAGGCATACGCCACCAACAGTACGCTCAAGGCCACGATTCCGATGGTTCCATACAACTCCAGGAAATGCCCCACCGTTCATGCCCTCGCCTCACTGACAGGGAACCAGTGCCGGGTTCGATTGCACACATGACAGACGGACAGCATGACCGGTACCTCCACCAAGACGCCGACGACGGTTGCCAGTGCTGCCCCTGATTCCGGGCCGAATAAGGCAATGGCTGTGGCCACGGCCAGTTCAAAGAAGTTGCTCGCGCCGATCAACGCTCCCGGTGCTGCGACCGCATGGGGTACGTGCAACCACTTCATCAACCCATAGGTGAGAGACGCATTGAAATAGACTTGGAAAAGAATCGGGATCGCAATGAGCAGCACGTGAAGGGGCTTCCCAAGAATGTTCTCTGCTTGAAAGGCAAAGATGAGAATCAAGGTGATGAGTAACGCCGCGATTGTGATGGGGGCAAACCGAGGGAGGAGGGTCTCTTCAAACCACTTCTT
Encoded proteins:
- a CDS encoding arsenic resistance protein yields the protein LFAPIVGLLVSGASALTVPFTVLLYSVVGFIVVPLLLGVLIRHRLIAQHGKKWFEETLLPRFAPITIAALLITLILIFAFQAENILGKPLHVLLIAIPILFQVYFNASLTYGLMKWLHVPHAVAAPGALIGASNFFELAVATAIALFGPESGAALATVVGVLVEVPVMLSVCHVCNRTRHWFPVSEARA